One region of Paenibacillus polymyxa M1 genomic DNA includes:
- a CDS encoding restriction endonuclease, protein MYIFIVVGVIAVLLALALLRFLKKPKVQERYKVTQDIDPYKIGINEIDRMEDGKDFEMYLFRLFLCLGYSDAYKTQDSRDFGTDLVFTDREGYRNVIQAKRYALSNPVGLSAVQEVYSSMRFYRAKKSIVITSSKYTPSCEQLASYNGVKLLDRNDLIRMIELFKEQQHSKVKDIIEAEPYLSLDSWDDYRNNSKVIKKDRKTEKYQKQTVL, encoded by the coding sequence TTGTACATATTTATAGTTGTTGGTGTCATTGCTGTATTACTTGCTTTGGCTCTATTACGTTTTCTTAAAAAGCCTAAAGTCCAAGAGCGATATAAAGTAACGCAGGATATTGACCCTTACAAAATCGGAATAAATGAGATCGATCGTATGGAAGATGGCAAGGATTTTGAAATGTATCTGTTCAGGTTGTTCTTGTGTTTAGGCTATAGTGATGCGTATAAAACACAGGACAGTAGAGATTTTGGAACAGATTTGGTATTTACGGATAGAGAAGGATATCGCAATGTCATTCAGGCAAAACGGTATGCATTAAGCAATCCTGTAGGTTTGAGTGCAGTTCAGGAAGTGTACAGTTCTATGCGATTTTATAGAGCTAAGAAATCTATTGTGATTACTTCAAGTAAATATACTCCCTCGTGTGAACAGTTAGCCAGTTATAATGGAGTGAAGCTGCTGGATCGTAATGATTTAATTCGAATGATTGAGCTATTCAAAGAACAACAGCACAGCAAAGTAAAAGACATCATCGAAGCAGAGCCTTACTTGAGTCTGGATTCATGGGATGATTATAGGAATAACAGTAAAGTGATAAAAAAGGATCGTAAGACTGAAAAATACCAGAAACAAACTGTGTTGTAA
- a CDS encoding amidase domain-containing protein — translation MTSKAKPNSSFSTLVDNIVQGKTTLKINTLKETNVTKDEALKQYAKAFDIVEKYIVEKNIKINQDLDNIEYQKFIKSLGSSLDDFSEPDRQELVKLVKFVDLYENAEKNKIINNLKSKLYTKSINEDGLAELLELVPVSLSDPSTVETPSTVEASVYQEKADIKPLRYANGYSSVDAREYAYKWWDDRNPTYSEYYADYFGCSVSRACWNDCTNFVSQALYAGGMLEWDGLYLTGDDAWYFRNGHLFKPTHSWGGAHNFYNHWKYRAKLASSTNDMSMGDPVNADFNNDGDIDHTAIITEFTNGHFFLTQHTTDRKDAPLSTWYSNGYKVYAWKMSTAKRTPND, via the coding sequence TTGACGTCAAAAGCTAAACCAAATTCGTCCTTTTCTACATTGGTAGATAACATTGTGCAGGGAAAAACTACGCTAAAAATCAATACCCTTAAAGAAACAAATGTCACAAAAGACGAAGCCTTAAAACAATATGCTAAAGCTTTTGATATTGTAGAAAAGTATATTGTAGAAAAAAATATTAAAATCAATCAAGATCTCGACAACATTGAATATCAAAAATTTATAAAGTCATTAGGGTCATCACTTGATGACTTTTCAGAGCCTGACAGACAAGAACTTGTGAAGTTAGTTAAATTTGTGGATTTATACGAAAACGCTGAGAAAAACAAGATTATTAATAACCTTAAATCAAAATTATATACAAAATCCATTAATGAGGATGGCTTAGCGGAACTGTTGGAACTTGTACCAGTATCCTTGTCAGATCCTTCAACAGTTGAGACTCCTTCGACTGTTGAAGCCTCAGTTTATCAAGAAAAGGCAGACATAAAACCGTTAAGATATGCAAATGGATACAGTTCAGTTGATGCAAGAGAATATGCTTACAAATGGTGGGATGACCGTAATCCAACTTACTCTGAGTACTACGCCGATTATTTTGGTTGTTCTGTAAGTAGAGCATGTTGGAATGACTGCACCAACTTTGTTTCACAGGCATTATATGCTGGTGGTATGCTGGAATGGGATGGTTTATATTTAACTGGTGATGATGCTTGGTACTTTAGAAATGGCCACCTCTTTAAACCAACCCATAGCTGGGGAGGGGCACATAACTTCTATAATCACTGGAAGTATAGAGCTAAATTAGCATCTAGTACAAACGATATGTCAATGGGAGACCCAGTAAATGCTGACTTTAATAATGATGGTGACATTGATCATACAGCTATTATAACTGAGTTTACGAATGGTCATTTCTTTTTGACTCAGCATACAACAGATCGAAAAGACGCTCCCCTATCTACTTGGTATTCAAATGGGTACAAGGTTTATGCATGGAAAATGAGTACTGCAAAAAGAACCCCAAATGACTGA
- a CDS encoding RNA 2'-phosphotransferase: protein MLTPKQEESLSKFMSEILRHTPEQFGLELDHEGYCDIQDLLRGIRSEDRWSDVSESDIKQVVSHCPKQRYEMVNGYIRANYGHSAGKLNYEEATPPTILYHGTNTKVIHNLFTEGIKPMGRKYVHLSESLEFAILAGKRRGELVILEVDTAKALANQVKFYKANHGVWLADLVPPQYLKKFE from the coding sequence ATGTTAACGCCAAAACAAGAAGAGAGCCTTAGTAAATTTATGAGTGAGATTCTTAGGCATACACCAGAACAGTTTGGTCTTGAACTGGATCATGAGGGCTATTGTGACATTCAAGACCTGCTTCGAGGAATAAGATCAGAGGATAGATGGTCTGATGTCAGTGAGTCGGATATCAAGCAAGTAGTAAGCCATTGTCCAAAACAAAGATATGAGATGGTTAATGGGTACATAAGAGCTAATTATGGACACAGTGCAGGCAAATTAAATTATGAGGAAGCTACTCCACCAACGATTCTCTATCACGGTACAAACACAAAGGTAATCCATAACCTTTTCACCGAAGGAATTAAGCCAATGGGCAGAAAGTATGTACATCTGTCTGAATCCCTTGAGTTTGCAATTTTAGCAGGCAAAAGACGCGGAGAACTAGTGATCCTTGAAGTGGACACAGCAAAGGCATTGGCTAATCAAGTGAAGTTTTATAAAGCCAACCACGGTGTTTGGCTTGCCGACCTTGTGCCGCCACAGTACTTAAAAAAGTTTGAATAA
- a CDS encoding helix-turn-helix domain-containing protein, with the protein MKPKFTLTCNLDKILKEKDITPYKLSKETGERIGTIYKLVNNQDLDNSRLSTSMMANICGYLGIGLGELFEIAEETGE; encoded by the coding sequence ATGAAGCCTAAATTCACACTTACATGTAATCTAGATAAGATACTTAAAGAAAAAGACATTACCCCCTATAAATTATCGAAGGAGACTGGTGAAAGAATCGGAACAATCTATAAATTAGTAAATAATCAAGATCTTGATAACTCTCGTCTTTCTACCTCAATGATGGCTAACATTTGTGGTTATTTAGGTATCGGTTTAGGGGAGTTGTTCGAGATAGCAGAAGAAACAGGAGAATAA
- a CDS encoding zinc ribbon domain-containing protein, with protein MKICPNCSNQLEEESHFCNKCGTNLADSGVPAIKKPRKSKLKKVMFILTTLILIVGLTGGVLIYKDHQHKVALNTYKENVDKAATQIVAYSLASEKVCDLYSDVWRRAIDADYWIEVDGKKAYDFNEAIQYQREALESKNVLSEIEKGTKSVDDLMSKLKNPPTEFQASYEKLVELYGLYTQYADQADSPSGSLIEFNKKTDELSSEIGKEYNQLKTIIPEIKEGSIKGYISQFNI; from the coding sequence ATGAAAATTTGTCCGAATTGTAGTAATCAACTAGAGGAGGAAAGTCATTTTTGTAACAAATGTGGTACAAATTTGGCTGATAGTGGAGTTCCTGCAATTAAAAAGCCACGAAAAAGTAAGCTTAAAAAGGTTATGTTCATACTAACTACATTAATTCTGATTGTGGGATTAACAGGTGGGGTCCTTATTTACAAAGATCATCAACATAAAGTTGCTTTGAATACCTACAAAGAGAATGTTGACAAAGCAGCAACTCAGATAGTTGCATATTCATTGGCTTCAGAAAAGGTTTGTGATTTATATTCAGATGTTTGGAGACGTGCAATTGATGCAGATTATTGGATCGAGGTAGACGGAAAGAAAGCCTATGATTTTAATGAGGCTATACAATATCAACGTGAAGCTTTGGAATCCAAAAATGTTTTATCGGAAATTGAAAAAGGAACAAAATCAGTAGACGATTTAATGAGTAAGTTGAAAAATCCTCCAACTGAGTTTCAGGCTTCATATGAAAAACTGGTGGAATTATATGGACTTTATACACAATACGCAGATCAAGCAGATTCCCCTTCTGGGAGCCTAATTGAATTCAACAAGAAGACAGATGAGCTATCGTCAGAAATCGGCAAGGAATATAACCAGCTAAAAACTATCATCCCAGAAATTAAAGAAGGCAGCATTAAAGGTTATATATCGCAATTCAACATCTAG
- a CDS encoding putative holin-like toxin: MEVKDALTLMMMFGTLIVALIGLIVTIVIALNQNKKK; this comes from the coding sequence GTGGAGGTTAAAGATGCTCTGACATTAATGATGATGTTCGGTACGCTGATTGTAGCGTTGATCGGATTAATCGTCACAATTGTTATTGCATTGAACCAAAACAAAAAGAAATAG
- a CDS encoding DUF3139 domain-containing protein — MKKYGIAIFIATLFASIWILSSYTKSYTQNEVFSYLIKDQGYKPSEIYSVETQIAKAPLISTQVIFKDEIDARYFYKKEQGKIIQYNQAPIKGVDDGAYIYKHHENK, encoded by the coding sequence ATGAAGAAATATGGAATAGCAATCTTTATAGCAACTCTATTTGCGAGCATTTGGATACTTAGTAGTTACACTAAAAGTTATACCCAAAACGAAGTATTCAGCTATCTTATAAAAGATCAAGGATACAAACCATCTGAAATTTATTCAGTTGAAACTCAAATAGCTAAAGCTCCCTTAATTAGTACACAAGTTATATTTAAGGACGAAATCGATGCTAGGTATTTTTATAAAAAGGAGCAAGGTAAAATTATTCAGTATAACCAAGCCCCTATTAAGGGAGTAGATGATGGTGCTTATATTTATAAACATCATGAAAACAAATAA
- a CDS encoding DUF1871 family protein — protein MNNDIVQMINEWNPIEIYPLLEDEYYSEIHKIHEKSKETNSIRELAKQIHSVFAQSFKKEFDKSIEDCQSIAEKIMNITK, from the coding sequence ATGAACAATGATATAGTACAAATGATTAATGAATGGAACCCAATCGAAATATATCCTCTATTAGAAGATGAATATTATTCAGAAATACATAAAATTCATGAAAAAAGCAAGGAAACAAACTCTATTAGAGAATTAGCCAAGCAGATCCATTCTGTATTCGCTCAATCTTTTAAAAAGGAATTCGATAAAAGCATTGAAGATTGTCAGTCAATCGCTGAAAAGATAATGAATATTACAAAATAA
- a CDS encoding copper amine oxidase N-terminal domain-containing protein: protein MMKRFFPVSVFLIFSLVLSVQASATKHPYSYTINVQVNGVPINFGTNSDSPPYIENATNTAFVPLRFVSENLGGRVRDWDKTLQQVTIESKNGTVIKLAIGSKIAYVNDEEKMMLAAPQIPTTRVQVPLRVVSEVLGAKVDTQKIGETLNVNITTSN, encoded by the coding sequence ATGATGAAAAGATTCTTTCCGGTTTCCGTATTTCTTATTTTTTCACTTGTATTAAGCGTACAAGCCAGTGCAACAAAACATCCTTATAGTTACACAATTAATGTACAGGTAAACGGTGTTCCTATTAATTTTGGAACTAATTCAGATTCACCTCCTTATATTGAAAATGCTACAAATACAGCTTTTGTTCCTCTTCGCTTCGTTTCTGAAAATCTAGGAGGGAGAGTAAGAGACTGGGACAAAACTTTACAACAAGTCACAATCGAATCAAAGAATGGAACTGTAATTAAATTGGCGATCGGTAGTAAGATTGCATATGTCAACGATGAAGAGAAAATGATGCTGGCGGCACCGCAGATTCCTACAACTCGTGTTCAAGTTCCTTTAAGAGTTGTTTCCGAAGTGTTGGGAGCTAAAGTGGATACCCAAAAAATAGGTGAAACATTAAATGTGAACATTACAACCTCTAATTAA
- a CDS encoding WXG100 family type VII secretion target, with the protein MTTIKVTPEQLMTVSKQFELAQQTATQMNSNLLKQISSMGQLWEGLTKEHFYYSFQTAQKNMNDFVTLMDSIARELRHHADKFRLADLMEAGNIDTSCLPPPPNSCAIPAPDTRNAFQKSVDSLTELGQDFVDANSVRYEKKFDSVWSFLDYMSYGIPKGMYQGYMERAAKQNDSWNDMLNFGTFGITGMIQGAFNPTNAWSKEHWANMIGTAGLFGGVSSVIKPKIGLSGSIKYTPLKDGTTRIIKEADNARKIIDTNGLRNEVPLTVAQIEGLTQYAKKLGMPQENIRVAGPNDTSPTGLLFDTILNINNDVLPSNATGKLAANSRITGHGTIAHEVVGHYEAGLAGKSFRVMDDEFNVITRNFALDEAQASIRAARFAPDLTQLERIMLLRDGITRLKNEGIKIREVKDILFIHER; encoded by the coding sequence ATGACAACTATTAAAGTGACACCTGAGCAACTTATGACTGTCTCCAAGCAGTTTGAGTTAGCACAGCAAACTGCAACTCAAATGAATAGCAATTTATTAAAACAAATTTCATCTATGGGACAATTGTGGGAAGGACTGACTAAAGAGCACTTTTACTATTCCTTCCAGACCGCTCAGAAGAATATGAACGACTTTGTTACCCTGATGGATTCTATTGCGAGGGAGTTACGTCATCATGCAGATAAATTCAGATTAGCGGACCTAATGGAAGCAGGTAATATTGACACAAGTTGTTTACCGCCTCCACCGAATTCATGTGCTATTCCTGCTCCAGATACACGAAATGCATTCCAGAAATCGGTAGATAGCTTAACTGAACTAGGTCAGGATTTTGTAGATGCTAATTCAGTACGCTATGAGAAAAAGTTTGATTCGGTTTGGAGCTTCTTAGATTATATGTCGTATGGTATTCCAAAAGGAATGTATCAAGGGTACATGGAACGGGCAGCTAAACAAAACGATTCATGGAATGACATGCTCAATTTCGGTACATTTGGAATAACGGGTATGATTCAGGGAGCATTTAATCCTACCAATGCGTGGTCAAAGGAACACTGGGCTAATATGATCGGTACAGCAGGATTGTTTGGAGGAGTTAGCTCAGTTATTAAGCCTAAAATTGGGTTATCAGGGTCTATAAAATATACTCCATTAAAAGATGGAACTACCCGAATAATAAAAGAGGCGGACAATGCAAGAAAAATTATTGATACTAATGGCCTGCGTAATGAAGTGCCTTTAACTGTAGCACAAATTGAAGGTTTAACTCAGTATGCAAAAAAATTAGGGATGCCACAAGAAAATATCCGTGTAGCGGGGCCTAATGACACATCTCCTACTGGATTATTATTTGATACGATTCTCAATATAAATAATGATGTATTACCTTCTAATGCGACAGGTAAATTAGCAGCTAATAGCCGGATTACTGGTCATGGAACAATAGCGCATGAAGTTGTCGGACATTATGAAGCAGGACTAGCAGGAAAATCCTTCCGGGTTATGGATGATGAATTTAACGTTATAACTAGGAACTTTGCACTTGACGAAGCTCAAGCAAGTATCCGAGCTGCACGGTTTGCTCCTGATTTGACCCAATTAGAAAGGATCATGCTATTAAGAGATGGAATTACTAGATTAAAAAACGAAGGTATCAAAATTAGGGAAGTTAAAGATATACTGTTTATACATGAACGTTAG